TTTGGCAAACGAAAAAAGTTTAACGAATATGTGTTCTATGATTGGAGAAACGTAGCAGTATGACCCTAAAGAAACTGGTCTTAATAACGGCCGGGGCTTTGCTTCTTTCCGGGAACGCCATGGCAAGGATTATCAACGTGCCTGGCGAATTCTCGAAGATTGGCGATGCTCTCGGTAACGCCGACGCTGGCGATACCATCAAGGTGGCGCGCGGTACCTATAACGAGAACATCACTCTGGTGATGGGCGTGATCTTGAAAGGTGAAGATCCGCTGACAACAATTATCGATGGCGGTCGCAATGGTCCTACCGTGATGGGTACTTCGGGCGCCGAAATGTCGCACTTCACAGTGAGGAACGGTCTCGAAGGTATCCTTTGCGAGAACGCAGCTCCCTACATCCACCACTGCTACGTGATGGACAACCATGCCACGGGTATCGGTGCGTTCATCTCGCTCCCGCATCTCCGCAACAACGTGGTGTACGGCAACCGCTGGTCCGGTATCTTGGCTTGGGGTGCTAAGTCCCTCGACGCCTATATCGAACACAACGTCGTGCTCCGCAACGGCTACTCTGGCCTTGCGTTGAAGGGACCGACCAACGTGGTCGCCCGTAACAACATCTTCATGGAGAACCACTACTACGGTGTGTTCGCCGACCCGGCCGCCGGCCAGACGAAGGTGGAGTACAACAACATCTACAAGAACTACTACCCGTTCAAC
The DNA window shown above is from Fibrobacter sp. and carries:
- a CDS encoding right-handed parallel beta-helix repeat-containing protein: MARIINVPGEFSKIGDALGNADAGDTIKVARGTYNENITLVMGVILKGEDPLTTIIDGGRNGPTVMGTSGAEMSHFTVRNGLEGILCENAAPYIHHCYVMDNHATGIGAFISLPHLRNNVVYGNRWSGILAWGAKSLDAYIEHNVVLRNGYSGLALKGPTNVVARNNIFMENHYYGVFADPAAGQTKVEYNNIYKNYYPFN